Within the Stigmatopora argus isolate UIUO_Sarg chromosome 23, RoL_Sarg_1.0, whole genome shotgun sequence genome, the region ttatttttttttctccccacccGACTTCATACGCGGCCGTCCGTGTGATCGgcgacggggggaaaaaaatgtcagtcgGTGTCTTAACCGCCGTGGAGCAGGTTGGTTCCACCACACGGGTTACCATGGCGATGTGTCCCGCTGAAAAGTAAATGAGCTTTTGGAGCCAAACGGAAGATGCCGGCGTCGTTTCGGTCGGTGCTCGAGTTCAAAACAAATGCGCAAAATACGCCCAAAAATTGAAAGAATCAAATGCTTCCCTCGCACAATCATGGGAACAATTTTCCTTTGAAACCACTCGAGTGGACTTTTAGCTCCCCGTAAGTAACGTGGCTACGTAGCACCGTCTTTTCCCTTCCGTCGCTCTCCGACCCCGCTTTGCGACATTAGCATTTCCCTGGTGATTTTTCCTTTTAGTCCAGTGGCTAATTAGCCTAGCGCTGATtggcatgacaaaaaaaaaggctcaGGCACCATCACCATTCTATTCTTGAGTGAGGCACCCAGTCACTGCTTTCAAATTTGCCATCAGAGGAATTATTTAAGATAAAAGACATGATGATGTGTGTCTGTGGTGGGGGGCGGAGGGGGGATTTTCTCCCTAGCCAGATATTATCATTACAAGCCTTCATGCaaagtttttttctcccccctccctcccccccaACTTCCTGTGTCACTCAAACGGACTCCCAACGGGCAGAGAGACAAGTGAGCGAGCACTGTCAGCCCGAGTAAGTGTGGCTTCCACTACAAAAGGTTAGCACATCTGACTGTCAATAGTAAAGCTGGTGGGAGGAGACTGAAGTTGAAGGTGAGGTGGTGAAGAggggaggggggagagaggagggaggggaggggagggttTGTTCTAGGTTGGGGGTGTCGGCGCTTTGAGAGAAAGAGATACTTTGATATTTCGGAATGTAAGGAGGGTGAATGTGGAGAAGTGGAGGTTGGGGATCTAATTACCGGCCCATAATTGGGGGCTGGGGAATAGGGTTGCCGTCCTCTCAACTCGCTGCAGATCAATTATGTTAAGAGAACATCTGTAAGTAGAGCTTAATGAGGTCCATTAGAGCAACATGCGCTGCCTTCCCTAACGCTGCTTGTCAGCTTCTTGGATGAGCTGGAGTGTGCcgacgccgccgccaccgccaccgccgccgtcgAATGACTGGGGACCTGGCGGAGGGCTTTAAATAGGAGAGCGCCGGCCGGGCCGGCTCCACTCGCAGAGGAAGCCCCGTCGAGGCGCCGAGAAGATCCGGGGGAACTTACGGGAGAACTTGTGCCGCTGGCCAGCAGATAGCACCTTGGATTTGCAAGTTCCCGCGCTCGGACCTCAAGGTTTGACACTTTTGCTCCCTTTTCACTCGCCGCTTTGACAAAAGCGCTCACCCGCCGCCGTCCGTTCCCGTGCCgagattttcttcattttgactccttttttttttgtctgtgcgTAAAAtgccagagagaaaaaaaaatgaaaaagacttTCCTCATCCATCCACGCAAATCGTTTGAGTGAAAAGCGGGTGGGTGGGAGTTGCAGAGGGCGTCCGCCgcggggagggagagagggtggcggtggcggcggcggtggcggtggcggcggcgacggcggcaaaTTGCATGATTACCGAGATAGGCCGCCTTGAAATAATTCAATCCATGACAAAACCTAATTACGGCCAGGTAATACCCCTGTCAGCTTTAATGCATCTCATCAGTCATAATGGCGCGCGGAGAGCGTTTTATGAGCCATCTCATTATCGTGGGGAGCCTCAAATCCGAGCGGCTGAATTTTCGAGACCATGAAATATGTGTGAAGTTATTCGAGTGGGCCGTACTTGACGAGCGGACGTTCAAACGGGAATGAGAAACGCTTCCGCGGACGTTACGAGACATGCACAGCAATTTGGGGACACGCTCGCCAGTACCAAAAAAAAGAGGGtgcttatgtgtgtgtgtgttttttccccttcctaACTTGAGCTAGCACTTGTAGCCCGGGTTTGATTCCAAAAAAGCTTTCCCGCAACCAACGCGGCGGCGACGACGCGAAGGAAAAGCTCTTCTTTGTCGTACTGTCACTGGCCTGGCTCTCTTCCTCACTCActcctctctctcctcctctctctctcctccctccctccctctctctctctccctcactcgctcgctcacacacacacatacacacacacacgcggcGGCTCCACACTCTGGCGGCATAAACCTGCGCGCTAACGGCACGCTCGACGACCTTTGCTTCCTTTCCACGTTTTGCCGATcggaaccttttttttttttttaggcgtctgaggttgtttttttttttcttcttcttcttccctccCATCCTCTCGTCTCGTCTCGTCTCGTCTCGTCGGCCGGATTGCCCTCCTCTCTCTCGCTGGCATCTGCGTGCGCGTGTCTATAAAACAAAGGCAGCCGCTCGACCGGACCGGCTTGCATGCTGCCCAAGCGGCTCAACAAATGCAGAAAAGGGAGAAAAGTTTCGGtaagaaggctttttttttttcttcgccgGCTCGTTTGACCGATCTCGCCCTCCCCCGACCGCTTCCCCCGCCAGGCGTCAACGCCGTCTCCGATAGGTTACGGCCGCACTCGGCTGCCATGGCAACGGTAATTAAAGCGATCGGACGAAATGTCAGCAAATAGAGGGGAGCTTTAGGTGGCGCTCACGTTTACGGGGGCGCGGGGCGCGGGCGGGGGGTTCGTCTCGGGCCGACGTCTGAGCGCGGGGAAAGCGCGGCGCCGAGCCGGAGAGGCTACGAGCAAATCCAATAGACGGACGGCATTAAAGCTGCGAGCAGCTGTGACCagaacccccccaccccagtCCCAGTCCCCACCCTCCTCCAGCTCCTTAGTTTATGGGAAAATGACGCTTTTGTTCAGCCCGTTGAGCCAAATTCCGAGCGTGGTTCTTCTCCTTGATTGGCAATCCGACCCCCCATTCTGGGTTTGGTAATGAGCGGCGGCGGGGACTTTGTAGTGTTAACGAGGCCGCGGGACGGATCAGTGCGGCTGAAGAGGCGCGGCGTTGAGGAACcgtgggcgagcgagcgagcgagcgagcaagcgaggagcccgcgcctgcccgcctGCCTTCTCTAAATCCAGCCAATTAACAAATCAACAGCCGCCACTCGCTGGAACAAATGAGCTGAGCTCTCGGCGTGCCTTTCACACACAGGGCCCAAAAGAAAAGTCACTTTTAGCCATTTTTAGCATGTGATTGGGGGGCCAGAACATGGGCAAAAGTCCACCCAGGCTGCTCGTTGGGCTCAGAACACAGCTAAACCATTATCTTATCTAAGGGGAGGATGCGGTTGCCATTGTGTTggtcagggggaaaaaacaaaacaaaacaaaaacaaaaatccagaCCTCCTATACTTCCGTGTTTGAATAGATTGGCATTAAAGTGTCCTGGAAAACATTCAGGTGGTGTCTGCGTGTCGTCGTTTTGGTCCACCACGCCTAGCGATTGGAAGGATGACAAAAACTTTGGAGCGGAATCCAACATAAGCAGCCTGACACGGATGGACGGCATCATTAGACTGCGCTTTTGCTATTGCACTTCCCTTTCAATGTCAATTCACCTCTCTTTTCTTCCCTCCTGAATTTGCGCTGGGAAAGTGGGCCAGTCCCATGGAAAGCTCCCTCAAACGCCACCGGCCGGCTTCGGGTTCCAATCCAGCCACCCCAGTAGGCCCCCCCAAGACTTTGCGGCCATGTTCGCTGGGAAAACGCTAGTCCAGCTGGAGGGAAAAGGACAGCCGTAATCAAGAGGATTTCAAAGCGACGTGAGGAACGGGGCATGTGTGCGCTGAATAGTGgacaaaaggggggggggggtgccagTGCCTCTCCTTGGGGAATTGTGGGAGACCACTCATTCCGGGCCGGTGCCCCCACCTCTTCTTCAAGTCCCACAGTAGAGCAACAAAGGCTCGCTGGCCCCAGccggctcgctcgctcgctcgctgggGCCAAACAATGTCTGTGGCCACGCCTCTTTAAATACAGAGCAGGTCaagacattgaaaaaaaaatgtggagaagagggaagaagaagaaaaaagtcagCAAAACGCGCCGTCGTTGTCATCTTTCCAGCTTTGGTGAAAACTTGAAATTTGCTCCTCCAAGTGACGGCGGATAAATATCTCCTTAACTTTTCTTTGGAGCTTTCTTTCCTCCTCATCACATTTCAAGCGTTTCACTTTCTGTCTCTTCGTTATTTTCACATTTAGAAGTCCAATTTTCACCTGGCGTTGCGCTTAAAGGACTTCAAAACAGAGCGTgcgcatttgtttgtttgtttgttttttctctgtGGCCTTCATCGCGTAAGAAAAACACATTGGGTCATTTGGATGTCCTTCAACAAAACACTCTTTGTCACGTTGACATATTTGTCCTTGTGTATTTTGATAAGATTGTCCATTGCAAGCCTCCCAGTCCAGTTGGATGggacgtctatccccgtcaaaatgaaataacaatGACAACTTCCTCCATTTCAGAGTCAGAGTTACTCGGTGGTCTGTTTAAAAACCGGAgatgctctttaaaaaaaatctaaggcTGTGGTTTTCCGTTCTTTGCTGATccgtcaatgttttttttttttgtgtgtcgcaGGTATACAAATGCTTTCCGTCCAGCCGGACACGAAGCCAAAAGGCTGCGCCGGCTGCAACCGGAAGATCAAGGACCGCTACCTGCTGAAAGCCCTGGACAAGTACTGGCACGAAGACTGCCTCAAGTGCGCCTGCTGCGACTGCAGGTTGGGCGAGGTGGGCTCCACGCTCTACACCAAAGCCAACCTCATCCTCTGCCGGAGAGACTACTTACGGTAAGGGACCACGTCAGTCACCTCTAATTCTGGGGACGGGGGcgatttccacatttttttagAGGCAGCTatccaatcaaaagcctttagcgtcattatacaacagttgttagtggtgctactccacaaagtgcgtctTTCCTCATTGGACAGTATACGCAACGCAGTACTGCCAAATCAAAAGTAGAAATAGGCTTTGTCCCAGCCACTCTTGTTGGATCGCTGCCATCTACTGGTCAATTTGCGTGAGTAAAATAGTCTCCAAGCTAGCAAGTCAAGCGCTACGCCCTATCTGGGAGGTGACGCAACGGATTCGGGGTCGGGGTCGGAGTCGGAGGGATGGCCGAGATATGGACCGGAAacgttccacttttttttttggtcacgtCACGTCGCATTGACCGGTCGGTCGGTCCCAACGTCGCCTTAAAATTGAATGATTTACGTTATCGGGACCGGAGACAGATTCATGACCCCCGCCACCGTGCTCATAAAAAGCTCTTTCTGTTTATTCTTTGGACTCGCGTTTATCTCGTCGTGTCAgcgagggggagaaaaaaaagaagaaaaaaaacaggcaaataAATCACCATTTCACAACACGTCCATTTTTCCAGCCTGACAACGGGCGCTCCTGTTCTGTTTAGCAGGTGGCTGTGTTATTAAGCCTGACATAAGAAGGGTTAATAGAATTCTTCAGGGGTCGAAAAGCAGCTGACAAGTAATAGTCCCcataaaaatgaagagaaagAAACGCGACGCCTgaaatgcaaacaaaatgaCGGGAATTATCTCCTCCGGCTCCATTTGCGGCTCCTCCCGACGTCGCCGTCAACGATCCCTTTgcgcccttttttttttgtcgtcccGGTAATAGCGGCGCTTTGTTTATGCCGCTCGGCGCGCTATCGGGGCGGCGCGTGGAAGGCGTTCCCGCTGGAAAACGCGGCCGAATCCGAGAAGCGTCGCCGGCTCCGAGGCCAGGagaggccaaaaaaaaaagctgtcgGGCATCCGTTAATGGAAAACTGTAAATTCCCGACCGGCATCCATTTTAAAGGCGGCGCTAGgaaaaggcttttttcatttatctatgtattcattcattttttttctcccccaactTCCAATTTTCCTCTACAGTGGTCTTACTAAGATTGGGAACGCAAGCAAATGCGCACACTAGTCAACACCGctggatttattcattttttggggggggaaagctAAGCGATAACCAAATGTCGACACGGTGtcgtgtaattttttttttcatcgtgCCTCTCCTACACAATCAAGCGCCTTCTTGTAAATgcgtggagaaaaaaagtggaaaatagcttttttatatatatatatatttctatctGCCATCAAGCTTATTACGCATTTGTGTGTCGGCATGGGGCGTGACTGTGACACGGCGTCAACCTTTATCGCCGCAGACTGACAGGCgctgaagagggaaaaaaagctgagCCCGTCTCAAAGCCATCTATTCTGCCGGGAAATCTCATTTAGATACATTCCCGCTCGTGAACATGTGTCATCGCTTTAATAAGAAAAGGAAGGGATATTCCGCCGCCGTTTACTCGCTAACATCCGCGTTTGACTCCGCGTTCGAGCCCGCCTTTTCAAATAAACCCACCGAAGACTAATAAGCCACCGGGAGAAACCCGGTGGAACGTCGGACACGTCGAAAAAATGGTACGAACCCGCCTCGATGGGGATTCCGTTTGCTTttgtgcaggggtcgggaacctttttgacgaagagagccataaacaattcatattttcaaacattattccttgagagcccatacctgtcaacctctgccgataactgcccttataaatgattatgattccccttacaaaccccccccaaaaccttccaaacaccgtacgactcgtacgagtcgtacggtgtttggaaggttttgggggggtttgtaaggggaatcataatcatttataagggcagttatcggcagaggttgacaggtatgagagccgtactcagaatttaaaagtaaaaatacatgaaaatgtgtccatttatgagtcattttaccactttgaaagtaaaaaaaaggctCCTtccattttttcactgttggtaatcaatgagaatatgcatgcagaagagtctaatgaagaacaattatgtttaaaaaaggcGCTAGATATAGTGTTTCCGCCACAGTGCcggcgtgacgctcccattggtgcgttcgggacttaggtggtctctcaccagcggttcccatattttaccacacaggttagcggagagccatatacacccatcaaaagagccacatatggctcccgagccataggttccctacccctgctttagtgGAAAAAGGAAATGGCTTTGTTTGGTGAGAATGCAAAAGTTTGCTTAAAAGCAGCAGGTGGTGAGCGACATCTTCATTTTTCACCGCctggaatcgagcccgcgccgtCCTGCTCACGCTCCCCTACGCATTATTCTTTCTTTAAGCAGCGTGTGTATTGTGTGTGTAAGGGAGGGGGGCTGGTATTGTTTTACAAGGCACCCAGCTGCGTCCTACTTGCCTGGCCCGGGGTTCTTTTTCAAGGAGTTGTCTCGGGTGACCCCTCTCGCTGGCAGTTATTAATAATAACACTTGGCGGGGAATAGTTCACCTTGTAGCGCTCGGGCCGCCGCTTGTATGTCTAGCCTCGTACCGaggtgctctctctctctctcctcgggGGCCGGGAAGGGGGGGCGTTCTAGCAAAGGTAACGTACGCCAAGCCAGTTGAGCACGCCccagaccaggggtagggaacctatggctcaggagccatatgtggctctttccatgggggcatatggctctccactaacctgtgaggtaaaatatggaaatcattggtgagagaagtgagtcccgaacgcactaataagagcgtcactgcggtgtcgacactacctgtacccctactttaatcataattttgttttttattactcttctgcatgcatgatatcattgatactgatttattagccacagcataacaatgttgtcaaaagaattcagatactttttgtacgttaaaagtgatgaaatgacaaaaaaaataaaaaatcacactcctatatttttacttttcaattccaaaaatggctctcaagaaataacattagaaaatatgaattgtttatggctctctctgtcaaaaaggttcccgacccctgcctcaGACGGTCCGGATCGCCCCGACCGTCGGCGCTAGGCTCCGCAGAATTGAGCGTGGCGGAAAAATAGTCGAGCGGCGTAGTCGTACCGGCCACCGCATCGGTCGGACACGTTGACCAAAGTGATTTGTGGCCTTAAATCACTTTGCCCGGAATAGCCATGCTAATCGGGCACATTATGGGATATCTCCCGTTAGCCGAATTCATGAGGGTTTAGAAGCATTTTAGCGCTGGCGCATCATTAGCCAGTCTCTTTGAGATGACGGTGGAAATAATTAAGGTGCTGGAAGCCCGCTCCAACTGTCAATATTAAAATAGGGGAGCCCGGCCGGCCAACCGTCTTCACTTCTTGACATTTGAAGGGATGGCGCTAAGCTAACTCCAAGAACAAATCCAGGTCAATCAAGGTTTTGGGAGCTTGGGATCAAGGATGGGATGCAATAAAATGCCAATCCCAGCGATTAGCTTGATACCTTTTTAACGGCCGATCGTAAAAGGCCCGAAAGCGCCGTATTGCGTCGGGGCTTTTAAAAGCGCCCGACATCTTCCTCCCACACATCGGGAGAGGAGAATCTGACAGACGGACGGCGTGGGCCGTTAAAGTCAGACCGCCCATTTAAAACCATTGGCCGAGGCCAAAAGTCACGGAAGGTTTACCCGAGTGACGAGAAGCGCCTTTCCCCACCCCGTCTTTGTCTCGCCGATGATAGCACGGCCTTCCTTGACGACAGGAAGTCACAGAGGAGACGGGAGAACTCCCACGATAAAGTGCGCCCGCTCCGAGGAAATTTAAGACAATCTCCTTGGGTTTTCCACTCGCTCTTTTTCAGCCACCGCCAAAAACTCTTTGGTAGTCCGGCGATGGTCTTTTGCCGACGGCTCGGCACTTGGCTCGGTTTTACTTCCCGTTGTGGTGGAACAGAGTTGATCCATCCGGAAGCGGGCGCTTCCTCCAGCAGTTCCCCCCCTCAGATCCTCCGTCGGCGGATTAGACGGCGAGATGATTACTCACCGGTGAATAGAGCGCTCGCTGGAGCCGAACACGGCCTTTACTGTAATGGTCGGCTTGCGCCGCCCGCACCTTTATGTCTTGTTATTGTTGCTCTATTGATTTCCCGGCGTCGCGTATTCTCGCTAGACCTATGTAACTCTCGGAGcttgctttcttttcttttttttggcgtCCAACGTTCTGACGTCGACGGTACTTTGCGCTTGCGAATCCATATGCTAGCAGTCATCTCTAAAAAGAGCgggtgcggttgattggtcgccagtcttttggtcgccctgaccgcgacaaggggcgcccaaaagaccggcgaccaatcgactgtgtaccaaTAAGAGCGGGTCCAAACGACTGTTTTACGTTGGCAGGACTTTGGGTGGAAGATGCTTTATTTGTTAACATTTGATAGCGTGGTCCAATTCCAGTCCCGTTGTATAGAAGGAGGTGGCTTCCACGTGGAAGGAAGGAATAAATCCCAGAGCGGCCCGTTCCCACTCGGCGCTCCCCTCGGGCCCGCGGCTCAGTTGcatcgacggcggcggcggcggcggcggcggcggcgacggcctTATCTAATTCTCTGTCCCAAACACATCAAGCGGGGTAATGAAAAATTCATCGAGTCAGTTACTTTGCGCAATTGAACACATCCATCATCTGCTGTTACTTTGTAATATAGTAAATCACGCGGCCGTCCCAATCGCCCACCCCGTCCCGGCCAGCGGACCTCTCCGTAATGAATATTGACTCCCATTGTGTTCAATTCGTTCAAGCAAATCAAGTTTTTAAACACGCCGAAGCCGCCGCGTCCGCCGCCGCACGTCCCACTTTTGCTCTTTCAAGGTTTTCTCATTCGCAAAGAGTCGATTGGCCGATAAGGGCTGGAAATTGgaactttcccccccccccacgtgCCACCACCACGCCACGCGCTCTCCTTCCGGATTAACCTTTATGTGGCCCTCATAAAGGGTCTCTATTCACATCAAAGGGACGAGAGGACGGCGCCGGGCCTTCTGGGAAAGGGGGACCCGGCCGGCCTTCTCATTGGACGGCGCTAATCTCCGCCGTCCGCTCCCAAACCACCCAACCCCtttgtctttttaattaaaCTCGGGCGCAGTTAGGCGGCCATTTGACCTCTGCCGGCCCCTCTTTACTGGCTGCGCCGTAGGTCATTTCCATGCATAGATTAATGTCCCTTTTCCTCCGGGGACGGCCTTTGCAGATTAGGTGGCGTCTCCCGTCTCGTCGTTCCCCCTTTTTCACCTTTCTTTCTGCCGTATAAATAGAGTGCAGGTGAGGTTCCAGTTGAAGGAGAGCGGAGATGAATGCggggaaaatattttcaatattttctaTTCTTTAGCAATTGCTTGGAGGCCAATTgagtcgtgtgtgtgtgtgtgtgtgtgtgttggttttaaccagggatgtccaaactattccactaaactgtttttttttcatcccaaGCCATccagaggacaccttttcacccatctggtgtcctacaagtgcaatcaggtgcttcttgttttatgcattggtcaaagtgtctttgctggatcggttgcaagaaaaaaactgcacccacagcg harbors:
- the lmo3 gene encoding LIM domain only protein 3 isoform X1 encodes the protein MQKREKSFGIQMLSVQPDTKPKGCAGCNRKIKDRYLLKALDKYWHEDCLKCACCDCRLGEVGSTLYTKANLILCRRDYLRLFGVTGNCAACSKLIPAFEMVMRAKENVYHLDCFACQLCNQRFCVGDKFFLKNNMILCQTDYEEGLMKEGYAPQVR
- the lmo3 gene encoding LIM domain only protein 3 isoform X3, producing MQKREKSFGIQMLSVQPDTKPKGCAGCNRKIKDRYLLKALDKYWHEDCLKCACCDCRLGEVGSTLYTKANLILCRRDYLRLFGVTGNCAACSKLIPAFEMVMRAKENVYHLDCFACQLCNQRFDHSTDKLSASSIAA